A single region of the Kocuria rosea genome encodes:
- a CDS encoding globin — protein MSDEQQRPGPAGQDPRTDPAASAPPGARSFAVGAPLSQLRRPVPQVGDEREQAEAGTASSFYDQVGGHETFVKLVHEFYARVAEDERFRALYPEDDLGPAEERLRMFLEQYWGGPTTYSEQRGHPRLRMRHMPFPVDTWARETWLTHMRAALDTLELSPLHDGIIWDYFDRAAHAMINRPG, from the coding sequence ATGAGCGACGAGCAGCAGCGCCCCGGTCCGGCCGGCCAGGACCCGCGCACCGACCCCGCCGCCTCGGCGCCGCCCGGGGCGCGCTCCTTCGCGGTCGGGGCGCCCCTGTCCCAGCTGCGCCGCCCCGTGCCCCAGGTCGGCGACGAGCGGGAGCAGGCCGAGGCCGGCACGGCGTCGTCGTTCTACGACCAGGTGGGCGGGCACGAGACGTTCGTGAAGCTCGTGCACGAGTTCTACGCCCGGGTGGCCGAGGACGAGCGGTTCCGGGCGCTCTACCCGGAGGACGACCTCGGCCCCGCCGAGGAGCGGCTGCGGATGTTCCTCGAGCAGTACTGGGGCGGGCCGACCACCTACTCGGAGCAGCGCGGGCACCCGCGGCTGCGGATGCGGCACATGCCGTTCCCCGTGGACACGTGGGCGCGCGAGACGTGGCTGACGCACATGCGCGCGGCCCTGGACACCCTGGAGCTCTCCCCGCTGCACGACGGGATCATCTGGGACTACTTCGACCGCGCCGCCCACGCCATGATCAACCGTCCCGGCTGA
- a CDS encoding acyl-CoA thioesterase, with protein MSSLLIPIQMRFGDIDSYGHVNNVTMLQYLEDARVRLMARPLPEDAAAGVPEGATFRTLLGDLMTVIGRQEVEYTQQLLYRDDPVSVRVWVSSVGGSSFVLDYAVQEEDGSRVYAVAQTVVVVIDRSSGRPVRLDDTQRGLLEQWQDAPTRFARRPAPAEA; from the coding sequence ATGTCTTCGCTGCTGATCCCCATCCAGATGCGCTTCGGCGACATCGACAGCTACGGCCACGTCAACAACGTCACCATGCTCCAGTACCTCGAGGACGCCCGGGTCAGGCTCATGGCCCGTCCGCTGCCCGAGGACGCCGCCGCGGGGGTGCCGGAGGGCGCGACGTTCCGCACCCTGCTGGGGGACCTGATGACCGTGATCGGCCGGCAGGAGGTCGAGTACACGCAGCAGCTGCTGTACCGCGACGACCCGGTGTCCGTGCGGGTGTGGGTCTCCTCCGTGGGCGGGTCGAGCTTCGTGCTGGACTACGCGGTCCAGGAGGAAGACGGTTCGCGCGTCTACGCCGTGGCCCAGACGGTCGTCGTCGTGATCGACCGCTCCTCCGGACGGCCGGTGCGCCTCGACGACACGCAGCGGGGCCTGCTCGAGCAGTGGCAGGACGCCCCGACCCGCTTCGCCCGCCGGCCCGCGCCGGCGGAGGCCTGA
- the ettA gene encoding energy-dependent translational throttle protein EttA, with translation MAEFIYTMSKARKTVGDKVILDDVTMSFYPGAKIGVVGPNGAGKSTILKIMAGLDQPSNGEARLSPGYTVGILLQEPPLNEEKTVLGNVEEGVGEIKAKVDRFNAISEEMAQPDADFDSLMEEMGKLQEDIDAANAWDLDSQLEQAMDALRCPPPDADVTVLSGGERRRVALCKLLLQKPDLLLLDEPTNHLDAESVLWLEQHLKDYHGAVMAVTHDRYFLDHVAEWICEVDRGRLYGYEGNYSAYLETKRARMEVQGKKDAKQAKRLADELEWVRSNAKGRQAKSKARLARYEEMAAEAEKTRKLDFEEIQIPPGPRLGNLVIEAKDLQKGFGDRSLIKGLSFSLPRNGIVGVIGPNGVGKSTLFKTIVGMEELDGGELKIGDSVKISYVDQNRANLDASKSLWEVVSDGLDYINVGNVEMPSRAYVSAFGFKGPDQQKKAGVLSGGERNRLNLAMTLKQGGNLLLLDEPTNDLDVETLGSLENALLEFPGCAVVVSHDRWFLDRVATHILAWEGTEDEPDQWYWFEGNFESYEANKVERLGADAARPHRVTHRRLTRD, from the coding sequence ATGGCGGAATTCATCTACACAATGTCCAAGGCCCGCAAGACCGTGGGCGACAAAGTCATCCTGGACGACGTCACCATGTCGTTCTACCCCGGCGCGAAGATCGGCGTCGTGGGACCCAACGGGGCCGGCAAGTCCACCATCCTCAAGATCATGGCCGGCCTCGACCAGCCGTCCAACGGCGAGGCCCGGCTCAGCCCCGGCTACACCGTCGGCATCCTGCTCCAGGAGCCGCCGCTGAACGAGGAGAAGACCGTCCTGGGCAACGTCGAGGAGGGCGTGGGCGAGATCAAGGCGAAGGTCGACCGCTTCAACGCGATCTCCGAGGAGATGGCCCAGCCGGACGCGGACTTCGACTCCCTCATGGAGGAGATGGGCAAGCTCCAGGAGGACATCGACGCCGCCAACGCCTGGGACCTCGACTCCCAGCTGGAGCAGGCGATGGACGCCCTGCGCTGCCCGCCGCCGGACGCCGACGTCACGGTCCTCTCCGGTGGTGAGCGCCGCCGCGTGGCCCTGTGCAAGCTGCTGCTGCAGAAGCCGGACCTCCTGCTGCTCGACGAGCCCACCAACCACCTCGACGCCGAGTCCGTGCTGTGGCTGGAGCAGCACCTGAAGGACTACCACGGCGCCGTCATGGCCGTGACCCACGACCGGTACTTCCTCGACCACGTGGCCGAGTGGATCTGCGAGGTCGACCGCGGCCGGCTGTACGGCTACGAGGGCAACTACTCGGCCTACCTCGAGACCAAGCGCGCCCGCATGGAGGTGCAGGGCAAGAAGGACGCCAAGCAGGCCAAGCGGCTGGCCGACGAGCTCGAGTGGGTGCGCTCCAACGCCAAGGGCCGCCAGGCGAAGTCGAAGGCCCGCCTGGCCCGCTACGAGGAGATGGCCGCCGAGGCCGAGAAGACCCGCAAGCTGGACTTCGAGGAGATCCAGATCCCGCCGGGACCCCGCCTGGGCAACCTCGTGATCGAGGCGAAGGACCTGCAGAAGGGCTTCGGGGACCGCTCCCTCATCAAGGGCCTGTCCTTCTCCCTGCCGCGCAACGGCATCGTGGGCGTCATCGGCCCCAACGGCGTCGGCAAGTCGACGCTGTTCAAGACCATCGTCGGCATGGAGGAGCTGGACGGCGGGGAGCTGAAGATCGGCGACTCCGTCAAGATCTCCTACGTGGACCAGAACCGCGCGAACCTCGACGCCAGCAAGTCGCTGTGGGAGGTCGTCTCGGACGGCCTGGACTACATCAACGTCGGCAACGTCGAGATGCCCTCGCGCGCCTACGTCTCCGCGTTCGGCTTCAAGGGCCCCGACCAGCAGAAGAAGGCCGGGGTGCTCTCGGGCGGGGAGCGCAACCGGCTGAACCTGGCCATGACCCTCAAGCAGGGCGGCAACCTGCTGCTCCTCGACGAGCCCACCAACGACCTCGACGTCGAGACCCTCGGCTCCCTGGAGAACGCGCTGCTGGAGTTCCCCGGCTGCGCCGTGGTCGTCTCCCACGACCGGTGGTTCCTCGACCGGGTCGCCACCCACATCCTCGCGTGGGAGGGCACCGAGGACGAGCCGGACCAGTGGTACTGGTTCGAGGGCAACTTCGAGTCGTACGAGGCCAACAAGGTGGAGCGCCTCGGCGCCGACGCCGCGCGGCCGCACCGCGTCACCCACCGCCGCCTCACCCGCGACTGA
- a CDS encoding single-stranded DNA-binding protein: MTEQITVRGYVATDPESRSLPDGTVVVTFRLASTPRWFDQQAGAWRDGHTNWFSVQAFRSLGLNALASIKKGQPVVVVGKLKVRFWEGEHGRNTAVDVDAVSLGHDLALGTACFQRTVSSSPPAEQTGERPAGQTEDAAATGAADAPAAPDGDPSESSGDPDGGAPVLPEGVDPETGELLGAAAGPGRRPRRQPATA, from the coding sequence ATGACCGAGCAGATCACCGTCCGCGGCTACGTGGCCACGGATCCCGAGTCCCGCAGCCTGCCCGACGGCACCGTGGTGGTGACCTTCCGCCTCGCCTCCACCCCGCGCTGGTTCGACCAGCAGGCCGGTGCGTGGCGGGACGGGCACACCAACTGGTTCTCCGTCCAGGCGTTCCGTTCGCTGGGGCTCAACGCGCTGGCCAGCATCAAGAAGGGCCAGCCCGTGGTGGTGGTCGGCAAGCTCAAGGTCCGGTTCTGGGAGGGCGAGCACGGGCGCAACACGGCCGTGGACGTGGACGCGGTGTCCCTGGGGCACGACCTCGCCCTCGGCACGGCCTGCTTCCAGCGCACCGTGAGCTCCTCGCCGCCCGCCGAGCAGACGGGGGAGCGGCCCGCCGGACAGACCGAGGACGCGGCGGCGACCGGGGCCGCGGACGCCCCGGCGGCCCCGGACGGGGACCCGTCGGAGTCGAGCGGCGACCCCGACGGCGGGGCCCCCGTGCTCCCGGAGGGCGTCGACCCGGAGACCGGTGAGCTCCTCGGGGCCGCTGCCGGGCCGGGACGGCGCCCGCGCCGCCAGCCCGCCACCGCCTGA
- a CDS encoding Fpg/Nei family DNA glycosylase, translated as MPEGHSVHRLARQFADCFVGQALAVSSPQGRFAAGAHALDGAVLEGARAHGKQLFLDFAGDRVLRSHLGLYGAWSFGGTDRFRGASSIGAPRRIGEREAHDDDAAPAGPLLPPAPVGAVRVRLVGDEGWADLRGPALCVLESSAEAEAARARLGPDPLDPHADPAAFVAAVRRSRRPVGALLMDQAVLAGVGNIFRAESLFRRGLDPMTPGRALDEPALLGLWAENAALMRTGVRLGRILTTDAADRPGIPEAQAWPGHAHLVYKRQGLPCRRCGTPVAAGELEGRTLYWCPSCQR; from the coding sequence GTGCCGGAGGGCCACTCGGTCCACCGCCTCGCCCGCCAGTTCGCCGACTGCTTCGTGGGCCAGGCCCTGGCCGTGAGCTCCCCGCAGGGGCGCTTCGCCGCCGGGGCGCACGCCCTGGACGGCGCCGTGCTGGAGGGGGCGCGGGCCCACGGCAAGCAGCTGTTCCTCGACTTCGCCGGGGATCGGGTGCTGCGCTCGCACCTCGGCCTCTACGGCGCGTGGAGCTTCGGCGGCACCGACCGCTTCCGCGGCGCCTCCTCCATCGGGGCCCCGCGCCGGATCGGGGAGCGGGAGGCGCACGACGACGACGCCGCCCCCGCCGGCCCGCTGCTGCCGCCGGCGCCCGTGGGGGCGGTGCGCGTGCGGCTGGTCGGGGACGAGGGCTGGGCCGATCTGCGCGGGCCGGCGCTGTGCGTGCTGGAGAGCTCCGCCGAGGCCGAGGCGGCCCGGGCGCGGCTGGGCCCGGACCCGCTCGACCCGCACGCGGACCCCGCGGCCTTCGTGGCCGCCGTGCGGCGCAGCCGCCGCCCGGTGGGCGCGCTGCTCATGGACCAGGCCGTGCTGGCCGGGGTGGGCAACATCTTCCGGGCGGAGTCCCTGTTCCGTCGCGGACTGGACCCGATGACGCCGGGGCGCGCCCTCGACGAGCCGGCGCTGCTGGGGCTGTGGGCGGAGAACGCGGCCCTCATGCGCACGGGCGTGCGGCTGGGCCGGATCCTGACGACCGACGCCGCGGACCGCCCGGGGATCCCGGAGGCGCAGGCGTGGCCAGGGCACGCCCACCTCGTCTACAAGCGCCAGGGCCTGCCGTGCCGCCGGTGCGGGACGCCCGTGGCGGCGGGGGAGCTGGAGGGGCGCACGCTCTACTGGTGCCCCTCCTGCCAGCGCTGA
- a CDS encoding methyltransferase domain-containing protein — MSSCCGAPGYRRVFGPRFARRLARRYRRRGLDRASRRVVDFLAAQGVEGASVLEIGGGVGGIQLELLRRGAARTTNLELVDSYEAEAAELAAAAGVAGRAVRRQLDIATDPEAVAPHDVVVLHRVVCCYPDHERLLGAAADRATRLLVFSHPPGHRLLRALAALENLGLRAAGTPFRTYVHSPAAMLAVLQEHGLRPVHADRGAVWRVVGLRR, encoded by the coding sequence GTGTCCAGTTGCTGCGGCGCGCCCGGTTACCGGCGCGTCTTCGGCCCCCGCTTCGCGCGGCGCCTCGCCCGCCGGTACCGGCGGCGGGGCCTCGACCGCGCCTCCCGGCGGGTCGTGGACTTCCTCGCCGCCCAGGGCGTCGAGGGGGCCAGCGTGCTGGAGATCGGCGGCGGCGTGGGCGGGATCCAGCTCGAGCTGCTGCGCCGGGGCGCGGCACGGACCACGAACCTGGAGCTCGTGGACTCCTACGAGGCCGAGGCCGCGGAGCTGGCCGCCGCCGCCGGGGTGGCCGGCCGCGCGGTGCGCCGGCAGCTCGACATCGCGACGGACCCGGAGGCGGTCGCCCCGCACGACGTCGTGGTGCTGCACCGGGTCGTGTGCTGCTACCCCGACCACGAACGGCTCCTGGGCGCCGCCGCGGACCGTGCCACGCGTCTGCTCGTGTTCAGCCACCCGCCCGGGCACCGCCTCCTGCGGGCGCTCGCCGCCCTGGAGAACCTCGGCCTCCGCGCCGCCGGGACGCCCTTCCGCACCTACGTGCACTCCCCGGCGGCCATGCTCGCCGTCCTGCAGGAGCACGGGCTGCGTCCCGTGCACGCGGACCGGGGCGCGGTGTGGCGGGTGGTCGGGCTGCGCCGCTGA
- the mptB gene encoding polyprenol phosphomannose-dependent alpha 1,6 mannosyltransferase MptB, producing the protein MQTTSTTPAPGEGPDGVRPPADPGSSWYDSDSLLRTVLMGTLGSLMLLVGSLGVGWLASVSPLRQAPVIIGMRFTTTGVIVSILLLAVGGMLLIREWLRLGQKLNTWGPGSGRWVLIAIAAWAAPMLVTIPLFSRDVYSYIGQGRVMASGLNPYEHGVSTIDNFFQLGADQMWSESPPPYGPLFLWLEQFVVAVTGADPDAGVLWFRGMCVLAVIACMWLVPRLARLHGINPARALWLSVANPLFLTNFIVSVHNDAIMIALALGGTYAAAVHRNWKGGLLGTTLVTLSVAIKPITLVFLPFIGLLWAGRNASWTRRFVIWFLVLVYAVALLGLMGLLNGFGFGWVSAMSTPGSVSIWYAPVGLAGVLATTLAAAVGADAGQWREVVHTAGQALAVPVILWLMFVGRDERIIRRLTWAFAAIVLFSPMIQAWYVVWLIPLFAVTGIRSDWQVDILFFLTVFFMIYAVSDQLDVFPYLDLDLSSGRLIAAVVALSYGVYLWFIDPATRRLFRGRYQPPVQSAVI; encoded by the coding sequence GTGCAGACCACTTCGACGACGCCGGCGCCGGGCGAGGGACCCGACGGCGTCCGGCCGCCGGCGGATCCCGGGAGCTCGTGGTACGACTCCGACTCGCTCCTGCGGACGGTGCTCATGGGCACGCTCGGCTCGCTCATGCTCCTGGTCGGCTCCCTGGGCGTCGGCTGGCTCGCCTCCGTCTCCCCGCTGCGGCAGGCGCCGGTCATCATCGGCATGCGCTTCACGACTACCGGGGTGATCGTCTCCATCCTCCTGCTCGCCGTGGGCGGGATGCTCCTGATCCGTGAGTGGCTGCGCCTGGGGCAGAAGCTCAACACGTGGGGACCCGGCAGCGGCCGGTGGGTGCTCATCGCCATCGCGGCGTGGGCCGCCCCCATGCTCGTCACGATCCCCCTGTTCAGCCGGGACGTGTACTCCTACATCGGCCAGGGCCGGGTGATGGCCAGCGGGCTGAACCCCTACGAGCACGGCGTCTCCACGATCGACAACTTCTTCCAGCTCGGGGCCGACCAGATGTGGTCGGAGTCCCCGCCGCCCTACGGGCCGCTCTTCCTGTGGCTCGAGCAGTTCGTGGTGGCCGTCACCGGCGCGGACCCGGACGCCGGGGTGCTCTGGTTCCGGGGGATGTGCGTGCTCGCCGTGATCGCCTGCATGTGGCTGGTCCCGCGGCTCGCGCGGCTGCACGGCATCAACCCGGCCCGGGCCCTGTGGCTCAGCGTGGCGAACCCCCTGTTCCTCACGAACTTCATCGTCTCCGTGCACAACGACGCCATCATGATCGCCCTCGCCCTCGGCGGCACCTACGCCGCCGCGGTGCACCGCAACTGGAAGGGCGGTCTGCTCGGGACCACGCTCGTCACGCTGTCCGTGGCGATCAAGCCCATCACCCTCGTCTTCCTGCCCTTCATCGGCCTGCTGTGGGCGGGCCGGAACGCGTCGTGGACCCGCCGCTTCGTCATCTGGTTCCTGGTCCTCGTCTACGCGGTCGCCCTGCTCGGGCTGATGGGTCTGCTCAACGGCTTCGGCTTCGGCTGGGTCTCCGCCATGTCCACCCCCGGCTCCGTGTCCATCTGGTACGCCCCGGTGGGTCTCGCCGGCGTGCTCGCCACCACCCTGGCCGCGGCCGTGGGCGCCGACGCGGGCCAGTGGCGGGAGGTGGTCCACACGGCGGGCCAGGCCCTCGCGGTGCCCGTCATCCTCTGGCTGATGTTCGTGGGCCGGGACGAGCGGATCATCCGCCGGCTGACCTGGGCGTTCGCCGCGATCGTGCTGTTCTCCCCGATGATCCAGGCCTGGTACGTGGTGTGGCTCATCCCGCTGTTCGCGGTCACGGGCATCCGCAGCGACTGGCAGGTCGACATCCTGTTCTTCCTCACCGTCTTCTTCATGATCTACGCGGTCTCCGACCAGCTGGACGTCTTCCCGTACCTGGACCTCGACCTCAGCTCCGGCCGGCTGATCGCGGCGGTCGTCGCCCTCTCCTACGGCGTGTACCTGTGGTTCATCGACCCGGCGACCCGGCGGCTCTTCCGCGGCCGCTACCAGCCCCCGGTGCAGAGCGCCGTGATCTGA
- the pepN gene encoding aminopeptidase N, producing the protein MPGTNLTRQEAAARAETVAVDAYEVVLDLTRGEHVFRSTTTVRFRATPGASTFIDAITDAVHSVVLNGTELDPAEVSDGVRIQLPGLAADNVLTVESDCRYMNTGEGLHRFVDPVDDEVYLYTQFEVADTRRVFAVFEQPDLKARFAFTVTAPAHWTVVSTQPTPEPVAAGEGAATWSFTPTPVVPCYVTALIAGPYASVHDELTSADGRTIPLGLYARRSLVEHVEAEEMFGITKRGFEFFEAQFGVPYPFEKYDQLFVPQFNAGAMENAGAVTFVELYVFRSRPTQARVERRAITVLHELAHMWFGDFVTMRWWNDLWLNESFAEFMSTLAAAENTRYTEAWTTFAAGEKSWGYEQDQLPTTHPIKAEIRDLEDVLVNFDGITYAKGASVLKQLVAWVGQEQFMAGLNRYFREHAWGNTELRDLMVRLEEASGRDLDEWAAKWLETAGVNTLTPELETDQDGIIRSFRIRQTAPDEHPTLRPHRLAVGFYDHDGEQGKLVRTHRVELDVDGPSTEVPQLVGRELPDLVLLNDDDLAYAKIRLDECSLDTALTHLKNFEDTLPRALVQASVWDGVHDGETPARRYVELVLDNIAHETSSTGIQVQLRQLDTVLDGYVAEPVRGATVRAAADRLRRLTEEAAPGSDQQLQFLRAFARHARTDEQLDVLEQLLDGRRTLEGLALDTDLRWSLLTALCAGGRAGDAEVDAMLAQDNTENGAIAAARARAAIPTAEAKARAWQQIMVDGSLPNSIQDAAIDGFRTAADTSLLAPWAEEYFAAIPGVWRTRTHELAQQIAIGMYPNIPTQETVDAADAFLADLPEDLHGLRRLVLEQRDATARAVRAQAVDAAYEVVRA; encoded by the coding sequence GTGCCCGGAACCAACCTGACCCGCCAGGAGGCGGCCGCGCGGGCCGAGACCGTGGCGGTGGACGCCTACGAGGTGGTCCTCGACCTGACCCGCGGCGAGCACGTCTTCCGCTCCACGACCACCGTGCGCTTCCGGGCGACCCCGGGCGCCTCGACGTTCATCGACGCGATCACCGACGCGGTGCACTCCGTGGTGCTCAACGGCACCGAGCTCGATCCCGCCGAGGTCTCGGACGGCGTGCGGATCCAGCTGCCCGGGCTCGCCGCGGACAACGTGCTCACGGTCGAGTCGGACTGCCGGTACATGAACACCGGCGAGGGCCTGCACCGGTTCGTGGACCCGGTCGACGACGAGGTCTACCTCTACACCCAGTTCGAGGTGGCGGACACCCGGCGCGTGTTCGCCGTGTTCGAGCAGCCGGACCTCAAGGCGCGCTTCGCGTTCACGGTCACGGCCCCCGCGCACTGGACGGTCGTCTCGACCCAGCCCACCCCGGAGCCCGTCGCCGCCGGCGAGGGCGCCGCCACGTGGTCCTTCACCCCCACCCCGGTGGTCCCCTGCTACGTCACGGCGCTGATCGCCGGCCCGTACGCGTCCGTGCACGACGAGCTCACCAGCGCCGACGGCCGCACGATCCCCCTGGGCCTGTACGCCCGCCGCTCGCTCGTGGAGCACGTCGAGGCGGAGGAGATGTTCGGCATCACCAAGCGCGGCTTCGAGTTCTTCGAGGCGCAGTTCGGGGTGCCCTACCCGTTCGAGAAGTACGACCAGCTGTTCGTCCCGCAGTTCAACGCCGGGGCCATGGAGAACGCCGGCGCGGTGACCTTCGTGGAGCTCTACGTCTTCCGCTCCCGGCCCACGCAGGCCCGGGTGGAGCGGCGGGCCATCACGGTCCTGCACGAGCTGGCCCACATGTGGTTCGGGGACTTCGTGACCATGCGCTGGTGGAACGACCTGTGGCTCAACGAGTCCTTCGCCGAGTTCATGTCCACCCTCGCCGCCGCGGAGAACACCCGGTACACGGAGGCGTGGACCACGTTCGCCGCCGGGGAGAAGTCCTGGGGCTACGAGCAGGACCAGCTCCCCACCACCCACCCCATCAAGGCCGAGATCCGGGACCTCGAGGACGTGCTGGTGAACTTCGACGGCATCACCTACGCCAAGGGCGCCTCGGTGCTCAAGCAGCTGGTGGCCTGGGTCGGCCAGGAGCAGTTCATGGCCGGGCTCAACCGGTACTTCCGGGAGCACGCGTGGGGCAACACCGAGCTGCGCGACCTCATGGTCCGGCTCGAGGAGGCCAGCGGCCGGGACCTCGACGAGTGGGCCGCGAAGTGGCTCGAGACCGCCGGGGTGAACACGCTGACCCCGGAGCTCGAGACCGACCAGGACGGGATCATCCGCTCCTTCCGGATCCGGCAGACCGCCCCCGACGAGCACCCCACGCTGCGCCCGCACCGCCTGGCCGTGGGCTTCTACGACCACGACGGGGAGCAGGGCAAGCTCGTGCGCACGCACCGGGTCGAGCTCGACGTCGACGGCCCGTCCACGGAGGTGCCGCAGCTGGTGGGCCGGGAGCTGCCGGACCTCGTGCTGCTCAACGACGACGACCTCGCCTACGCGAAGATCCGCCTCGACGAGTGCTCCCTGGACACCGCCCTGACCCACCTGAAGAACTTCGAGGACACGCTCCCGCGCGCCCTCGTCCAGGCGTCCGTGTGGGACGGCGTGCACGACGGCGAGACGCCCGCCCGCCGCTACGTGGAGCTCGTGCTCGACAACATCGCCCACGAGACGTCCTCGACCGGCATCCAGGTGCAGCTGCGCCAGCTGGACACCGTGCTCGACGGCTACGTGGCCGAGCCCGTGCGCGGGGCCACCGTGCGGGCCGCCGCCGACCGGCTCCGCCGGCTCACCGAGGAGGCGGCGCCCGGCTCCGACCAGCAGCTGCAGTTCCTCCGGGCCTTCGCCCGGCACGCCCGCACCGACGAGCAGCTGGACGTCCTCGAGCAGCTCCTCGACGGGCGGCGCACCCTGGAGGGCCTGGCGCTGGACACCGACCTGCGCTGGAGCCTGCTCACCGCGCTGTGCGCCGGCGGGCGTGCCGGCGACGCGGAGGTGGACGCGATGCTCGCGCAGGACAACACCGAGAACGGCGCGATCGCGGCCGCCCGCGCCCGGGCCGCCATCCCCACGGCCGAGGCCAAGGCCCGGGCGTGGCAGCAGATCATGGTGGACGGGTCGCTGCCCAACTCCATCCAGGACGCGGCGATCGACGGCTTCCGCACGGCCGCCGACACCTCCCTGCTGGCGCCCTGGGCCGAGGAGTACTTCGCGGCGATCCCCGGCGTGTGGCGCACCCGGACCCACGAGCTGGCCCAGCAGATCGCGATCGGCATGTACCCGAACATCCCCACCCAGGAGACTGTCGACGCCGCGGACGCCTTCCTCGCGGACCTGCCCGAGGACCTGCACGGGCTCCGCCGGCTGGTCCTCGAGCAGCGCGACGCGACGGCCCGCGCGGTCCGGGCGCAGGCCGTGGACGCCGCCTACGAGGTGGTGCGCGCATGA
- a CDS encoding acyl-CoA thioesterase, whose protein sequence is MTYSPIPDPTQALLDMLDLADGGGARTLEDIYVGHSISPARGRVYGGQVLAQAATAAMRTVEPERIIHSMHAYFLRAGDVSQPITFGVERIRDGRSFSARRVHAYQDGRAILSAIASFQVPARGLDHQDESPRNLPQPESLPSAVELLGHVDAPEAQAIAHERPFDMRYITEPIYFKPDSRGEPFNAVWIKTLKPLPDDPNIHRAALAYASDYTLLEPILRLHGRTWIEPGMNIASLDHAMWWHRETRADEWLLYVQSSPNASSARGLGVGRMFSRDGRLVATTAQEGMMRFPEFS, encoded by the coding sequence ATGACCTACAGCCCGATCCCGGACCCCACGCAGGCCCTGCTCGACATGCTCGACCTCGCGGACGGGGGTGGCGCGCGCACGCTCGAGGACATCTACGTGGGCCACTCCATCTCCCCCGCACGCGGCCGGGTCTACGGCGGGCAGGTCCTGGCGCAGGCCGCGACCGCCGCCATGCGCACCGTGGAGCCGGAGCGGATCATCCACTCGATGCACGCGTACTTCCTGCGCGCCGGGGACGTGTCCCAGCCGATCACCTTCGGCGTGGAGCGGATCCGGGACGGGCGGTCCTTCTCCGCCCGCCGCGTGCACGCCTACCAGGACGGGCGCGCCATCCTCTCGGCCATCGCGTCCTTCCAGGTCCCGGCCCGGGGCCTGGACCACCAGGACGAGTCCCCCCGGAACCTGCCCCAGCCGGAGTCCCTGCCCAGCGCCGTGGAGCTGCTGGGCCACGTCGACGCCCCCGAGGCGCAGGCGATCGCGCACGAGCGGCCCTTCGACATGCGGTACATCACGGAGCCGATCTACTTCAAGCCGGACTCCCGGGGAGAGCCGTTCAACGCGGTGTGGATCAAGACCCTCAAGCCGCTGCCGGACGACCCGAACATCCACCGCGCCGCGCTCGCCTACGCGAGCGACTACACGCTGCTCGAGCCCATCCTGCGCCTGCACGGCAGGACGTGGATCGAGCCCGGCATGAACATCGCCTCCCTCGACCACGCGATGTGGTGGCACCGGGAGACCCGCGCAGACGAGTGGCTGCTCTACGTGCAGTCCTCCCCCAACGCCTCCTCGGCCCGCGGCCTCGGAGTGGGCCGGATGTTCTCCCGGGACGGCCGGCTCGTCGCCACGACCGCCCAGGAGGGCATGATGCGCTTCCCGGAGTTCTCCTGA
- a CDS encoding ribose-5-phosphate isomerase, with product MRVHIATDHAGLDLSRFLVEELVAAGYDLVDHGPAEYDALDDYPAFCISAARAVRADREAGLDSLGIVLGGSGNGEQIAANKVEGIRAALAWNLDTARLARQHNDAQVVAVGGRQHPQEEALAIVRAFLAEPFSGDERHERRIAQIGEYESTGTVAGKLEDLRPREFPAAREA from the coding sequence ATGCGCGTCCACATCGCCACCGACCACGCCGGCCTGGACCTCTCCCGCTTCCTGGTCGAGGAGCTCGTCGCCGCCGGCTACGACCTCGTCGACCACGGCCCCGCCGAGTACGACGCCCTCGACGACTACCCCGCGTTCTGCATCAGCGCCGCGCGCGCCGTCCGGGCGGACCGGGAGGCGGGGCTCGACTCCCTCGGGATCGTCCTGGGCGGGTCGGGCAACGGCGAGCAGATCGCCGCCAACAAGGTCGAGGGCATCCGTGCCGCGCTGGCCTGGAACCTGGACACCGCCCGGCTCGCGCGCCAGCACAACGACGCCCAGGTCGTGGCCGTCGGTGGGCGCCAGCACCCGCAGGAGGAGGCGCTGGCGATCGTCCGGGCGTTCCTCGCGGAACCCTTCTCCGGGGACGAGCGCCACGAGCGCCGGATCGCCCAGATCGGCGAGTACGAGTCCACCGGCACCGTCGCGGGGAAGCTCGAGGACCTGCGCCCGCGCGAGTTCCCGGCCGCCCGGGAGGCCTGA